The proteins below come from a single Leptolyngbya iicbica LK genomic window:
- the purL gene encoding phosphoribosylformylglycinamidine synthase subunit PurL — protein sequence MVAPFSPDEIASEGIKPDEYEEIVRRLGRHPNRAELGMFGVMWSEHCCYKNSRPLLKQFPTEGDRILVGPGENAGVIDAGDGLRVAFKIESHNHPSAVEPFQGAATGVGGILRDIFTMGARPIAVLNALRFGTLDNPRTRQIVNGVVAGIAHYGNCFGVPTVGGEVTFDKAYAGNPLVNAMAIGLMETPEIVKSGAAGIGNPVLYVGSTTGRDGMGGASFASAELTDASQDDRPAVQVGDPFLEKSLVEACLEAFKTGAVVAAQDMGAAGITCSTSEMAANGGVGVDVDLDKVPNRETGMVPYEYLLSESQERMLFVAQKGREAELIEIFERWGLHAVVVGKVIEEPIVRIRFQGAIAAEIPANALADDTPLYHRELMTDLPDYVKTARQWSEANLPGCDRAGLQLAQGSQPWTDVLKMLLDSPTIASKQWIYRQYDHQVQNNTVLLPGGADAAVIRLRPQTGDQAAAFVNTRKGLAATVDCNGRHVYLDPYEGAKGAIAEAARNLSCVGATPVAVTDNLNFGSPEKAIGYWQLAEATRGLADGCRDFGTPVTGGNVSLYNETLDSDGNPTPIYPTPVVGMVGLLDDVTQAKGQGWQQAGDRIYLLGVKLEAIADTPDLVTLGGSEYLAVVHDTVAGRPPQIDVALEQSVQAACRHGIHQGWVQSAHDCAEGGFAVATAESCISGQLGASVQLPEIAADGRWDRLLFGEGGARIIVSVTPTAIADWEAYLQAHLEGYWQAIGTVTPAADGLALTTVDDQPIVQAAITDLTTVWESAIARRLSS from the coding sequence ATGGTTGCGCCCTTTTCCCCTGATGAGATCGCGTCTGAAGGCATTAAGCCTGACGAGTATGAAGAGATTGTGCGGCGGTTAGGCCGACATCCCAACCGCGCCGAGTTGGGCATGTTTGGGGTGATGTGGTCGGAGCACTGCTGCTACAAAAATTCGCGCCCGTTGTTGAAACAGTTTCCCACTGAGGGTGATCGCATCCTGGTTGGCCCGGGTGAAAATGCAGGGGTCATTGATGCGGGCGATGGCCTGCGGGTAGCGTTCAAGATTGAGTCTCACAATCACCCCTCAGCGGTGGAGCCATTTCAGGGAGCGGCCACGGGGGTGGGGGGCATCCTGCGAGATATTTTTACCATGGGGGCACGCCCGATCGCGGTGTTGAATGCGCTGCGGTTTGGCACCTTGGACAATCCCCGCACCCGACAAATTGTGAATGGTGTGGTGGCGGGCATCGCCCACTACGGCAACTGTTTTGGGGTGCCCACGGTGGGCGGCGAGGTCACCTTTGACAAAGCCTATGCCGGCAATCCATTAGTAAATGCGATGGCGATCGGCCTGATGGAGACGCCGGAAATTGTGAAGTCGGGTGCTGCGGGCATCGGCAATCCAGTGTTGTATGTGGGGTCTACCACGGGGCGCGATGGCATGGGCGGCGCGAGTTTTGCCAGTGCGGAACTTACCGACGCCTCCCAGGACGATCGCCCAGCGGTGCAAGTGGGCGACCCCTTTCTAGAAAAATCTTTAGTGGAAGCTTGCCTGGAAGCCTTCAAAACCGGAGCTGTGGTAGCAGCCCAGGATATGGGGGCAGCGGGGATCACCTGTTCCACTTCTGAAATGGCGGCCAATGGGGGGGTCGGGGTCGATGTAGATCTGGATAAGGTGCCCAACCGCGAAACGGGCATGGTGCCCTACGAATATTTACTATCGGAATCTCAAGAGCGGATGCTGTTTGTGGCGCAAAAGGGGCGCGAGGCCGAACTGATCGAGATTTTTGAACGGTGGGGTTTGCACGCTGTCGTCGTCGGTAAAGTGATTGAAGAACCCATCGTACGCATTCGCTTTCAGGGGGCGATCGCGGCGGAGATTCCGGCCAATGCCCTGGCTGACGACACGCCGCTGTATCACCGCGAGTTGATGACCGATTTGCCGGACTATGTCAAAACGGCGCGGCAATGGTCAGAGGCGAATTTGCCAGGGTGCGATCGCGCGGGCCTCCAACTAGCTCAAGGCTCGCAACCTTGGACGGACGTTTTAAAAATGCTGCTCGACAGTCCCACGATTGCCTCCAAGCAGTGGATCTATCGTCAGTATGACCATCAGGTGCAAAACAATACGGTGTTGTTGCCTGGTGGGGCGGATGCGGCGGTGATTCGCTTGCGGCCTCAAACCGGCGACCAAGCAGCGGCCTTTGTCAATACCCGCAAGGGCTTGGCCGCCACAGTGGACTGCAACGGTCGCCATGTGTATCTCGATCCCTATGAGGGAGCCAAGGGGGCGATCGCTGAAGCGGCTCGCAACCTGAGCTGTGTCGGGGCGACCCCTGTGGCCGTAACCGATAATTTAAATTTCGGCAGTCCTGAAAAGGCCATTGGCTATTGGCAATTGGCCGAAGCCACGCGGGGATTAGCGGATGGCTGTCGCGATTTTGGTACGCCGGTGACCGGCGGCAATGTTTCCCTCTACAACGAGACCTTGGATAGTGACGGCAACCCGACCCCCATTTATCCCACTCCGGTGGTGGGCATGGTGGGGCTGCTAGACGACGTGACTCAGGCAAAGGGGCAGGGGTGGCAGCAAGCGGGCGATCGCATCTATTTGCTCGGGGTGAAGTTGGAGGCGATTGCCGATACCCCTGACCTCGTCACCCTCGGCGGTTCGGAATATCTGGCCGTCGTTCACGATACCGTGGCCGGTCGGCCACCCCAGATAGATGTCGCGTTAGAGCAATCAGTTCAAGCGGCCTGTCGCCACGGCATTCATCAGGGGTGGGTACAATCAGCCCACGATTGTGCCGAGGGGGGCTTTGCCGTCGCTACCGCAGAATCATGCATCAGCGGTCAATTGGGGGCTAGTGTTCAGCTTCCGGAGATCGCCGCCGATGGGCGGTGGGATCGACTCCTGTTTGGCGAAGGAGGGGCGCGGATTATTGTCTCCGTAACTCCAACCGCGATCGCAGACTGGGAAGCTTACCTGCAAGCGCATCTCGAGGGCTACTGGCAAGCCATCGGAACGGTTACCCCCGCCGCTGATGGCCTCGCGCTCACCACGGTTGATGATCAGCCCATTGTGCAAGCGGCGATCACCGATTTAACCACGGTTTGGGAAAGCGCGATCGCCCGCCGATTAAGCAGTTAA
- a CDS encoding DUF4347 domain-containing protein, giving the protein MFSSSSIAAINRQTGVAQGRHLVAIAAQVADHASLLSQIRADAQVVILDAEQDGIAQLTAAIQTSNTAIRSLHLISHGAPGQLSIGNTLLDRYSLTHYSQQISAWQEFFAVDIDVLIYGCEVAQGAIGQAFIQQIQQLTQANIAASKTPTGNPRQGGDPQLEYRLGTLTTALINFEYYPGILPAFGGGNSQQLWLKANAGVTQGGGAVTAWADQSGNNQNGTGTGAVTLNLNAINGNAALDFAGGYVELPAGFADFTGGLSAFVVAKPDTSSNFARFFDFSDTTDPNNVTNAVFFSRRDAGNDLAYGTVGQPNQFLVANTTTNDVINNGEFKIYGVVQQANNPVNFWANGELSGNGFIDKPTNVQRTANFIGKASNFDRNYEGQIAEILIYNDDLDAAERNKVETYLAIKYGTTLINADYTSTAGNVVFDTDGANSLYANDIFGIGQDTLSTLNQTQSRSSNDDSIVTLSNASDLDDNEFLLIGNDDGDASAAGVSNNTPAAYPERLSRLWQVAETGEVGTVEISFDLTGLGYNLTDVKDFALLVDTDTDFSNASVFTNGRKINGDVVTFSGINFAAGDLFTLATDAQTNSATDTLNRFVANSFLNFEHWVSRVAIKTGVVYQSSLVDFNIQIGGLRVAPLFDEAAYLHANPDVAVAVQQGRLRYGFEHFVLYGMDEGRGPGRWFDQDYYLEQNADVAAAVKNGTVRSAIAHFFTFGHREQRNPNAVFDAEDYLLNNPDVKGAIAAGAIDSAFEHYAEFGIEEGRQSGFLFDEAFYLEKNPDVAAAVQAGKIALGMYHFFAIGQSEGRNPSELFDQSAYLGRYGDVAAAVAAGDLVSGFEHYLMYGRAEGRVPV; this is encoded by the coding sequence ATGTTTAGCTCATCTTCGATTGCTGCTATTAACCGACAGACCGGCGTGGCCCAAGGTCGCCATTTGGTTGCGATCGCAGCCCAGGTAGCCGACCATGCTAGCTTGCTCAGCCAGATTAGAGCCGATGCCCAAGTGGTGATCTTAGACGCAGAACAAGATGGTATTGCCCAGCTCACTGCGGCTATTCAGACTTCCAATACGGCAATTCGCAGCCTGCACCTCATCAGTCACGGGGCGCCTGGCCAACTTTCGATCGGTAACACTCTGCTTGATCGATATAGCTTGACTCACTACAGTCAACAGATCAGCGCGTGGCAAGAGTTTTTCGCTGTCGATATCGATGTTTTGATTTATGGCTGTGAAGTCGCGCAGGGAGCGATCGGTCAGGCCTTCATCCAGCAAATCCAACAACTTACCCAAGCAAACATTGCCGCCTCAAAAACGCCCACGGGGAATCCACGCCAGGGGGGGGATCCGCAGCTTGAATATCGGCTTGGCACCCTAACGACTGCCTTGATTAATTTCGAATATTATCCAGGCATTCTGCCTGCTTTTGGGGGCGGTAACAGTCAGCAACTCTGGCTTAAAGCCAACGCTGGTGTGACCCAGGGCGGGGGAGCTGTCACTGCCTGGGCCGATCAATCAGGCAATAACCAGAACGGCACTGGCACTGGAGCAGTCACACTGAATCTCAATGCGATCAACGGTAATGCCGCCCTTGATTTTGCTGGTGGTTATGTTGAGTTGCCCGCAGGCTTTGCCGATTTTACCGGGGGGCTGTCTGCTTTTGTCGTCGCGAAGCCAGACACCAGTAGTAACTTCGCAAGATTTTTTGACTTTAGCGACACGACCGATCCGAACAACGTCACAAACGCCGTGTTCTTTTCTAGGAGAGATGCTGGCAACGACTTAGCCTATGGCACAGTTGGTCAACCCAATCAATTTTTAGTGGCCAACACTACCACTAACGATGTGATCAATAATGGCGAGTTTAAAATTTATGGGGTGGTGCAACAAGCCAACAACCCTGTCAATTTTTGGGCCAATGGCGAGTTAAGTGGCAACGGCTTTATTGACAAACCCACAAATGTGCAACGAACCGCCAACTTTATTGGCAAAGCTAGTAATTTTGACCGTAACTATGAAGGGCAAATTGCCGAAATTCTAATTTATAACGATGACTTGGATGCGGCTGAGCGCAATAAGGTTGAAACGTATTTGGCCATAAAATACGGCACGACTTTAATCAATGCGGACTACACCAGCACTGCGGGGAATGTCGTCTTTGATACTGACGGAGCTAACAGCCTGTATGCCAATGACATTTTTGGGATTGGTCAGGATACGCTCAGCACCCTCAACCAAACGCAGTCGCGCAGCAGCAATGACGACAGCATTGTGACGCTGAGCAATGCCTCTGATTTGGATGACAATGAATTTTTGCTGATTGGGAATGACGATGGTGATGCCAGTGCAGCAGGCGTCAGTAACAATACGCCAGCAGCGTATCCAGAACGATTGAGTCGTCTCTGGCAAGTAGCCGAAACCGGGGAAGTCGGCACCGTTGAGATTAGTTTTGACCTCACTGGCTTGGGCTATAACCTCACTGATGTCAAAGACTTTGCTTTGCTCGTTGATACCGATACTGACTTTAGCAATGCATCGGTATTTACCAATGGGCGCAAGATTAATGGCGATGTCGTGACGTTTAGCGGGATTAATTTTGCCGCTGGCGATTTATTTACCCTGGCCACTGATGCTCAAACCAACAGTGCCACTGACACGCTTAACCGATTTGTGGCCAATAGTTTTCTGAACTTTGAGCACTGGGTCTCTCGTGTGGCCATCAAAACGGGCGTGGTATATCAAAGCAGTTTGGTGGACTTTAATATCCAAATTGGCGGCCTGAGGGTAGCCCCTCTATTTGATGAAGCGGCGTACTTGCACGCTAACCCCGATGTAGCAGTAGCCGTGCAGCAGGGACGCCTACGCTATGGCTTTGAGCACTTTGTGCTGTACGGGATGGATGAGGGCCGGGGGCCAGGGCGGTGGTTTGACCAAGACTACTATTTGGAGCAAAACGCTGATGTGGCTGCTGCGGTAAAGAATGGCACTGTGCGTAGCGCGATCGCTCATTTCTTTACCTTTGGACATCGTGAACAGCGCAATCCTAATGCGGTGTTTGATGCTGAGGATTACCTGCTGAATAATCCTGATGTCAAAGGGGCGATCGCGGCGGGGGCAATTGACAGCGCTTTTGAGCATTATGCCGAGTTTGGTATTGAAGAAGGGCGACAGTCAGGCTTCTTATTTGATGAGGCTTTCTATCTCGAAAAGAACCCGGATGTGGCGGCTGCCGTACAAGCCGGCAAAATCGCATTGGGGATGTACCACTTCTTTGCCATTGGTCAAAGTGAGGGGCGTAATCCGTCTGAATTATTTGATCAGAGCGCTTATCTGGGGCGCTATGGCGATGTGGCGGCGGCTGTAGCCGCCGGTGACTTGGTCAGCGGTTTTGAACACTACCTGATGTATGGTCGTGCCGAGGGGCGAGTGCCCGTGTAA
- the gmd gene encoding GDP-mannose 4,6-dehydratase yields the protein MTDPKRALITGITGQDGSYLTELLLEKGYEVHGIIRRTSTFNTDRLDHVYTDPHNDEARMFLHYGDLNDGTMLRRILEQVEPLEVYNLGAQSHVRVSFDSPEYTVDTVAMGALRLLEAIRDYQQRTGNEVRYYQAGSSEMYGKVQEIPQTETTPFYPRSPYACAKLYAHWQTVNYRESYDLFACNGILFNHESPRRGETFVTRKITRAVARIVAKQQKKLFMGNLDSKRDWGYAKDYVRAMWLMLQQDKPDDYVVATGETHSVEEFLELAFGRVNLNWRDYVEFDPRYLRPAEVDLLIGDPAKAKKQLQWEPSVTFQELVELMVDADLEAVGIVDPDKVVHPELATIRRTQLSQSMA from the coding sequence ATGACTGACCCTAAACGTGCCCTCATTACTGGCATCACTGGCCAAGACGGCTCATATCTAACTGAACTTTTATTAGAAAAAGGCTATGAGGTGCATGGGATTATTCGCCGCACCTCCACCTTCAACACTGATCGCCTCGATCATGTGTATACCGACCCCCACAATGACGAGGCGCGGATGTTTTTGCACTATGGCGACCTGAATGATGGCACAATGTTGCGCCGCATCTTAGAACAGGTTGAACCGCTCGAAGTATATAACCTGGGGGCACAATCCCACGTTCGCGTCAGCTTTGACTCGCCGGAATACACCGTGGATACCGTCGCGATGGGGGCACTGCGCCTGCTCGAAGCCATCCGCGACTATCAGCAACGCACGGGCAACGAGGTTCGCTACTATCAAGCGGGCTCCTCCGAAATGTACGGCAAGGTGCAAGAGATTCCCCAAACAGAGACGACGCCGTTTTATCCCCGCAGTCCCTACGCTTGCGCCAAGCTCTACGCTCACTGGCAAACCGTCAACTACCGCGAATCTTACGACCTGTTTGCCTGCAACGGCATCTTGTTCAATCACGAGTCGCCGCGTCGGGGCGAAACCTTTGTCACTCGTAAAATCACCCGCGCGGTCGCCCGCATTGTCGCCAAACAGCAAAAAAAGCTATTCATGGGCAACCTCGATTCCAAGCGCGACTGGGGCTACGCCAAAGACTACGTGAGAGCGATGTGGCTAATGCTGCAACAAGACAAGCCCGATGATTATGTGGTGGCAACGGGCGAAACCCATTCCGTGGAAGAGTTTTTGGAACTCGCCTTTGGTCGAGTCAATCTCAACTGGCGCGACTATGTGGAATTTGACCCCCGTTATCTGCGCCCCGCCGAGGTCGATTTGCTCATCGGCGACCCCGCCAAAGCGAAAAAGCAGCTGCAATGGGAACCCAGCGTCACTTTCCAAGAGTTGGTGGAACTGATGGTCGATGCTGACCTGGAAGCCGTAGGCATTGTTGATCCGGACAAGGTTGTGCATCCGGAGTTGGCGACTATTCGGCGCACCCAACTCAGCCAGAGCATGGCCTAA
- the argS gene encoding arginine--tRNA ligase, with the protein MLSAIATLTQRLEQALVKAFGEDLAGTDPVLVPASNPKFGDYQANCAMALAKRLKDKPRAIAENIVANLDVADICEPPEIAGPGFINLRLQTGYLEAQLQAIASDERLGVVLVASPQKVIVDFSSPNIAKEMHVGHLRSTIIGDSIARVLEFVGHDVLRLNHVGDWGTQFGMLITHLRTACPEALTGSEQVDIGDLVAFYKQAKHRFDEDEDFKSRSRQAVVELQSGDESASQAWQVLCDQSRKEFQKIYDRLDIAITERGESFYNPLLSDVVEDLKNQGLLVEDQGAQVVFLDGFTNKAGDPQPLIIQKSNGGFNYATTDLAAIRYRTQQDGAERILYVVDAGQANHFNQVFQVAGKAGWVPEKVELSHVPFGLVQGEDGKKFKTRSGETVRLKDLLDEAVSRARADLESRIATEERQESAEFIQSVAETVGIGAVKYADLSQNRTSNYIFSYDKMLALQGNTAPYLLYAYVRVQGISRKGGIDWQNLGADAAIHLEDDSEFALAKHILQLDEVIAEVAQDLYPNRLCQYLFELSQKFNQFYDRCSVLQAEEPQRTSRLMLCDLTARTLQLGLSLLGIQVLERM; encoded by the coding sequence ATGTTGTCAGCGATCGCGACTCTTACACAGCGGCTTGAGCAAGCTTTGGTGAAAGCTTTTGGTGAGGATCTGGCGGGGACGGATCCCGTCTTGGTGCCCGCCAGCAATCCCAAATTTGGCGACTATCAAGCAAATTGCGCGATGGCGTTGGCGAAGCGGCTGAAGGACAAGCCCCGAGCGATCGCCGAAAACATCGTGGCTAATTTGGATGTCGCCGACATTTGTGAGCCACCCGAAATTGCCGGACCGGGATTCATCAATTTGCGCTTGCAGACAGGCTATTTAGAAGCGCAGTTGCAGGCGATCGCGAGCGACGAGCGGCTAGGCGTAGTCCTCGTCGCCTCTCCCCAAAAAGTGATTGTGGATTTTTCCAGTCCCAACATTGCCAAAGAAATGCATGTGGGCCATTTGCGATCGACCATTATTGGTGACTCCATCGCGCGGGTGTTGGAATTTGTCGGCCACGACGTGCTGCGGCTGAACCATGTCGGCGACTGGGGCACTCAATTTGGCATGTTGATCACTCACCTGCGCACCGCCTGTCCCGAAGCTTTGACAGGCTCTGAGCAGGTGGATATTGGCGACTTAGTTGCCTTCTACAAGCAGGCCAAGCATCGCTTTGATGAGGACGAAGACTTTAAATCGCGATCGCGCCAAGCCGTGGTCGAACTCCAGTCTGGCGACGAATCGGCTAGCCAAGCCTGGCAAGTCCTCTGTGATCAATCCCGCAAAGAGTTCCAAAAAATCTACGATCGCCTGGATATCGCAATCACCGAACGAGGCGAGTCTTTCTACAATCCCCTCTTGTCTGATGTCGTGGAAGACTTGAAAAATCAAGGTTTACTCGTCGAAGACCAGGGCGCTCAAGTTGTTTTTTTGGATGGGTTCACCAACAAGGCAGGCGATCCCCAGCCGCTCATCATTCAAAAGTCAAATGGCGGCTTCAACTATGCGACAACAGATTTAGCCGCGATTCGCTATCGCACCCAGCAAGACGGTGCCGAGCGCATTCTCTACGTCGTTGATGCCGGACAAGCCAACCATTTCAACCAGGTATTCCAAGTGGCGGGTAAAGCGGGCTGGGTGCCTGAGAAGGTTGAGTTGAGCCATGTACCCTTTGGCCTCGTCCAAGGTGAAGATGGCAAGAAATTTAAAACGCGATCGGGGGAAACAGTCCGGCTCAAAGACCTGCTGGATGAGGCGGTGAGTCGTGCGCGCGCCGATCTGGAAAGCCGCATAGCCACTGAGGAGCGGCAGGAAAGTGCCGAGTTCATTCAATCCGTTGCCGAAACCGTGGGCATTGGGGCGGTGAAATACGCCGACCTGAGCCAAAATCGCACCAGCAACTATATCTTCAGCTACGACAAAATGCTGGCGCTGCAAGGCAACACCGCGCCCTATTTGCTGTACGCCTATGTGCGGGTGCAGGGCATCAGTCGCAAAGGCGGCATTGATTGGCAAAATCTGGGCGCAGACGCGGCGATTCACCTGGAGGATGACAGTGAATTCGCTCTAGCTAAACACATTCTGCAACTAGACGAAGTGATTGCCGAAGTCGCTCAGGATCTCTATCCGAACCGTCTGTGCCAATACCTGTTTGAGCTGAGCCAGAAATTCAATCAGTTCTACGATCGCTGCTCCGTTTTGCAAGCCGAGGAACCTCAGCGGACCTCTCGCCTGATGCTGTGCGATCTCACTGCTCGCACCTTGCAATTAGGGCTCTCTCTATTAGGGATCCAAGTATTAGAACGGATGTAG
- a CDS encoding helix-turn-helix domain-containing protein — protein sequence METPKPASKLSSSTEYALIFGAGASAAMSLAAQQIAAASVPVTALVAIGLLNRRRLDRHIQSSELPGSLLEEQSPRTQTDASPQVSAQPMPNVPAAPISPTSPPTASTTPVMGSTMHPLMGQSATPMMSPPPQLRFAPRQQRLMAAKQALQAAQAESLSKIGAQLQQARTARGLTLQDIHQRTYIQRYALQAIECGDLDALPEPFYICAFIKKYAIALGLPSGEIAAQFPLA from the coding sequence ATGGAGACCCCTAAGCCAGCTTCGAAACTCTCGTCTTCTACGGAGTATGCCTTGATTTTTGGAGCTGGGGCGAGTGCCGCAATGTCCCTGGCTGCCCAACAAATTGCGGCGGCTTCTGTACCTGTGACGGCCTTGGTGGCCATTGGTCTGCTCAACCGGCGGCGGCTTGATCGCCACATTCAGTCCAGCGAACTGCCCGGTTCCCTGTTAGAGGAACAATCGCCGCGAACGCAAACGGACGCCTCTCCCCAGGTCTCGGCCCAGCCCATGCCTAACGTGCCTGCGGCTCCGATCTCACCGACGTCACCCCCAACGGCTTCGACCACTCCGGTCATGGGATCAACCATGCATCCGTTGATGGGGCAGTCGGCAACACCGATGATGAGTCCGCCGCCGCAGTTGCGGTTTGCGCCTCGCCAACAACGATTGATGGCGGCCAAACAGGCGTTGCAAGCGGCCCAAGCCGAGAGCTTAAGCAAAATTGGGGCTCAGCTGCAACAAGCTCGCACTGCACGAGGACTGACCCTGCAAGATATTCATCAGCGCACCTACATTCAGCGCTATGCGTTGCAGGCGATTGAGTGCGGTGACCTAGACGCCCTGCCTGAGCCGTTTTACATCTGCGCCTTTATTAAAAAATATGCGATCGCGCTCGGGTTACCGAGTGGTGAAATCGCCGCTCAATTTCCGCTCGCTTAA
- a CDS encoding DUF2996 domain-containing protein: MAEDKTAQSAPKAAKAKKEKPPKLEDKPFGEFMEQHFLPALDEALGSDGWEGVQLSLVDAPLTVKGADAQETYWQLQGSHPSNLDHRFNIVFTQDDITSPKYFYYSQGNGPASTLEQFMGDERRITLDLMVLYTVQRLKGQKWLSRN; encoded by the coding sequence ATGGCTGAAGACAAGACGGCACAATCGGCTCCGAAGGCAGCAAAAGCGAAAAAGGAAAAACCGCCCAAGCTGGAAGACAAGCCCTTTGGCGAGTTTATGGAGCAGCACTTTTTGCCGGCGTTGGACGAGGCGTTGGGCTCCGACGGCTGGGAAGGGGTGCAGTTATCGCTCGTTGATGCGCCGCTCACCGTCAAAGGGGCCGATGCGCAAGAAACCTATTGGCAGTTGCAGGGCAGTCACCCCAGTAATTTAGACCATCGGTTCAATATCGTTTTTACTCAAGACGACATTACCAGCCCTAAATATTTCTATTACAGCCAGGGCAATGGTCCTGCCAGCACGCTGGAGCAGTTTATGGGCGATGAGCGCCGCATCACCCTCGATCTGATGGTGCTTTACACCGTGCAACGCTTGAAAGGCCAAAAGTGGCTGAGCCGCAATTAG